A stretch of the Aminipila terrae genome encodes the following:
- a CDS encoding branched-chain amino acid ABC transporter permease, which translates to MTATAFFSYCLAGMSIGSIYALIAIGYTMVYGILRLINFAHGDIFMMAAYFMIFAMVDHSIPWYLSMVIMIVSTVLLGVVIEKLAYKPLRTAPRMSIMISAIGVSYLLQNMATYLFSALPKQYPSIPILNKTIDIGNVSTSLVTFVTPIITIVFVVLLMLLIKYTKMGMAMRAVSKDFEAAQLMGIKINSVISFTFIIGCFLAALGSMLYFTPRPSVFPLAGSLPGLKCFIAAVFGGIGSIPGAVVGGFIIGFSETLIKAAGYSEFSDVFTFVLLIVVLMFRPTGLFGENLAEKV; encoded by the coding sequence ATGACAGCAACAGCTTTTTTTTCATATTGCTTAGCGGGCATGTCCATAGGTAGTATATATGCGCTGATTGCCATTGGTTATACTATGGTGTATGGTATCCTCAGACTCATAAATTTCGCTCATGGAGATATTTTTATGATGGCAGCATACTTCATGATATTTGCAATGGTAGATCACAGCATTCCATGGTATTTATCCATGGTCATTATGATAGTCAGTACCGTTCTTCTCGGTGTTGTCATCGAGAAACTGGCATATAAACCACTGCGAACTGCACCAAGGATGTCCATTATGATTTCCGCAATTGGTGTTTCTTACTTATTACAAAATATGGCAACTTACTTATTTTCGGCACTACCGAAGCAATATCCATCCATTCCAATTTTAAATAAAACTATCGATATTGGTAATGTTTCAACTTCCCTGGTAACCTTCGTCACACCGATTATCACCATTGTATTTGTAGTACTGCTTATGCTTTTAATAAAATATACAAAGATGGGTATGGCCATGAGAGCTGTATCTAAAGACTTTGAAGCGGCACAACTAATGGGTATTAAAATCAACAGCGTTATAAGCTTTACATTTATAATCGGCTGTTTCCTGGCTGCTTTAGGTTCTATGCTTTATTTTACGCCAAGACCTTCTGTATTTCCATTAGCAGGCTCTCTCCCAGGATTAAAATGCTTTATTGCAGCAGTATTCGGGGGAATTGGTAGTATTCCGGGTGCCGTTGTGGGTGGTTTTATCATAGGTTTTTCAGAGACTCTGATAAAAGCAGCAGGATACTCAGAATTCAGTGATGTATTTACATTTGTATTATTGATTGTAGTTTTAATGTTCAGGCCAACGGGTCTGTTCGGTGAGAATTTAGCGGAGAAGGTGTAA
- a CDS encoding DMT family transporter has translation MENKDVINNEKTDPCFKKGVLYMVASALGFSIIPILATLGLSVDIAPGILLFYRFFIAACLFFIYCLIRQKSLLLQGRKNITYLIIAGTIYSAQCILFFSAFKYISAAVGEVIFYIYPVFVAILSAIFLKEKITKYKVSGILAAVTGIGIVLYAPGGGIQISGVLLVILSALASSCYFTFNKKFTAEISTPVIMTYVCFTCSIIYLIYSICLREFTIPNQWTHWLYITLLAIWCTVIGLFCLMKGLKILEAGMASLVSLCEPIFTILLSYIVLGTALTPVQLLGSSIVIAAIYIYEKK, from the coding sequence ATGGAAAATAAAGACGTCATTAATAATGAGAAGACAGACCCCTGTTTTAAAAAGGGCGTTTTATACATGGTGGCCTCTGCATTGGGTTTTAGTATTATTCCCATATTGGCTACTTTAGGGCTTTCAGTTGATATAGCCCCAGGAATATTGCTCTTCTATCGTTTTTTTATTGCAGCCTGTTTATTTTTTATTTACTGCCTGATAAGACAGAAATCTCTGCTGCTTCAAGGAAGAAAAAATATTACTTATTTAATCATAGCTGGTACCATTTATTCTGCGCAATGTATTTTGTTCTTTTCTGCTTTTAAATATATATCGGCAGCAGTTGGTGAAGTAATATTTTACATTTATCCGGTCTTTGTAGCCATTTTATCAGCTATATTTCTTAAGGAAAAAATCACAAAATATAAAGTATCTGGTATCTTGGCTGCTGTTACAGGAATAGGCATTGTTCTATATGCTCCAGGAGGTGGAATCCAAATCAGTGGAGTTCTTCTGGTGATTCTTTCTGCACTGGCAAGTTCATGCTATTTCACATTTAACAAAAAATTTACTGCAGAGATAAGTACACCGGTTATAATGACTTATGTTTGTTTTACGTGTAGTATCATATATCTGATTTACAGCATCTGCCTGAGAGAGTTTACAATACCGAATCAATGGACTCATTGGTTGTATATAACTTTACTGGCCATATGGTGCACTGTAATCGGGCTATTTTGCCTGATGAAAGGCTTAAAAATACTGGAAGCTGGTATGGCTTCTCTTGTAAGCCTGTGTGAGCCCATCTTTACTATTTTATTATCATACATAGTTTTAGGAACCGCGTTGACCCCTGTGCAGTTACTTGGATCTTCTATAGTAATTGCTGCTATTTATATATATGAAAAAAAATAA
- a CDS encoding branched-chain amino acid ABC transporter permease — MTKKSKTICTIIALIVLAGIIFSVDEFTTQSSMLRTVLQLGAIYALAAVSMNLLNGFTGLFSLGQAGFMAIGAYTFAVLTIPVGSKPIVYYLYGVSDVLANVELPSWAGLILAGVMAAFLAAIIGAPVLRLKSDYFAIATLGFSEIVRILVASSPFNKITNGSLGLKLIPAYSSYYTPFIIVFICIVIIGLLIKSSYGRAFKAIREDEIAAEAMGINLAKHKQMSFIISSFFAGIAGALLAMYLGAITSTTFPIMLTYNILLIVVIGGIGSISGSIISAFLVTAAKEWWLRFLDQTMVIAGIHVPFLRTGFRMVVFSIILMVVVLFWRKGIMGQKEITWDGIYRFFTRKSRKGGAVNE; from the coding sequence ATGACAAAAAAATCAAAAACTATTTGTACCATAATTGCATTGATTGTATTGGCGGGAATTATATTTTCAGTTGACGAATTCACTACACAGTCTTCCATGCTCCGCACAGTATTGCAATTAGGTGCTATTTACGCTCTTGCTGCAGTATCCATGAATCTCCTTAACGGGTTTACCGGTTTATTTTCATTGGGTCAGGCAGGTTTTATGGCCATTGGTGCTTATACCTTTGCCGTTTTAACCATTCCTGTGGGCAGCAAACCTATCGTATATTATCTATATGGTGTTTCAGACGTACTGGCAAATGTTGAACTGCCTTCCTGGGCCGGATTAATTCTGGCAGGGGTTATGGCTGCATTTTTAGCAGCTATAATCGGTGCACCTGTACTCAGACTGAAGAGTGACTATTTTGCCATAGCAACTTTAGGTTTTTCAGAGATTGTCCGTATTTTAGTAGCAAGTTCCCCGTTTAATAAAATAACAAATGGTTCTCTTGGGCTAAAACTAATCCCTGCTTACAGTTCATACTACACACCTTTTATTATTGTATTTATCTGTATAGTAATTATAGGCTTACTGATTAAAAGCTCCTACGGCCGTGCTTTTAAGGCTATCCGTGAAGATGAAATCGCAGCAGAAGCTATGGGTATTAACCTTGCAAAACATAAACAGATGTCATTTATCATCAGTTCTTTCTTTGCAGGGATAGCTGGTGCCCTTCTGGCCATGTATCTTGGAGCAATTACTTCAACGACCTTCCCTATTATGCTTACTTACAACATTCTTCTTATTGTTGTAATAGGCGGAATTGGAAGCATCAGTGGAAGCATCATCTCAGCTTTCCTTGTTACTGCTGCAAAAGAATGGTGGCTGCGTTTCCTTGATCAGACTATGGTTATCGCCGGAATCCATGTTCCTTTCCTCCGAACAGGTTTCCGAATGGTAGTGTTCTCTATCATACTAATGGTTGTGGTTCTTTTCTGGAGAAAAGGTATCATGGGACAAAAAGAAATAACATGGGACGGAATATATCGTTTCTTTACCAGAAAATCCCGCAAAGGAGGTGCTGTTAATGAGTAA
- the rpsI gene encoding 30S ribosomal protein S9 encodes MAKIQYQGTGRRKSSVARVRLIPGKGEIIVNKKPLEEYFGMEIVKREVRRPFEVAGCEGKFDVIATVNGGGFTGQAGALRHGISRALCVADKEAFRAVLKAAGFLTRDPRMKERKKYGLKKARRASQFSKR; translated from the coding sequence ATGGCAAAGATTCAGTATCAAGGAACAGGAAGAAGAAAGTCTTCAGTTGCTAGAGTTCGATTAATCCCTGGAAAAGGTGAAATCATCGTAAACAAGAAGCCGCTTGAAGAGTATTTTGGAATGGAAATCGTTAAAAGAGAAGTTAGAAGACCTTTTGAGGTTGCTGGATGTGAAGGAAAGTTTGACGTAATCGCTACTGTAAATGGTGGTGGATTTACTGGTCAGGCAGGAGCTTTAAGACATGGTATCTCAAGAGCACTTTGTGTAGCTGACAAGGAAGCATTCAGAGCTGTACTTAAAGCTGCAGGATTTTTAACAAGAGACCCTCGTATGAAGGAAAGAAAGAAGTACGGTTTAAAGAAGGCAAGAAGAGCATCACAGTTCTCAAAGCGTTAA
- a CDS encoding ABC transporter ATP-binding protein translates to MSKQNLLRVSDATMQFGGVVALNNLNLEVNKGEIIGLIGPNGAGKTTAFNVITGVYSPTNGEISFDEEIIASNYPHGKMKALYSGQNAGKYTKSLVPTPDKITRKGIARTFQNIRLFKDLTVFENVLIAKHLNIKSNVFTATFMLNRKEEQQMREETMELLKILDLEKHKDDIASSLPYGKQRHLEIARALATKPKLLLLDEPAAGMNPQESDDLMNFVSQIRTDFDLSILTIEHHMQFVMGICDRIYVLDYGTLIAEGIPSEIQNNPKVIEAYLGVDE, encoded by the coding sequence ATGAGTAAACAGAACCTGCTTCGCGTATCTGATGCAACTATGCAGTTTGGTGGGGTTGTAGCCCTGAACAATTTAAATCTTGAAGTAAATAAAGGTGAGATTATTGGTTTAATTGGCCCCAATGGAGCTGGCAAAACCACTGCTTTCAATGTTATAACTGGAGTTTATTCTCCTACTAACGGAGAAATCAGTTTTGATGAAGAAATTATTGCTTCTAATTATCCTCATGGTAAAATGAAAGCCCTTTATTCCGGTCAAAATGCCGGTAAATATACAAAATCTCTTGTGCCAACACCAGACAAAATAACAAGGAAGGGTATTGCAAGAACATTTCAGAACATCAGACTTTTTAAAGACCTTACTGTTTTCGAGAACGTTCTTATTGCAAAGCATTTAAATATTAAATCCAATGTTTTTACTGCAACTTTTATGCTAAACCGTAAAGAAGAGCAGCAAATGCGTGAAGAAACCATGGAGCTTCTTAAGATTTTAGATCTTGAAAAGCACAAAGATGATATAGCAAGCTCTCTTCCATACGGAAAACAGAGGCACTTAGAAATAGCAAGGGCCCTTGCTACAAAGCCTAAACTTCTGCTTCTTGATGAACCTGCTGCTGGTATGAATCCACAGGAATCTGATGATCTAATGAACTTTGTATCCCAGATTCGTACTGATTTTGACCTGTCAATTCTTACCATAGAACATCATATGCAGTTTGTTATGGGCATTTGTGACAGAATTTATGTTTTAGACTATGGTACTTTAATTGCAGAAGGTATTCCATCAGAAATTCAGAATAACCCTAAGGTTATTGAGGCTTATTTGGGGGTAGACGAGTAA
- the htpG gene encoding molecular chaperone HtpG, whose translation MAKKQFKAESKRLLDLMINSIYTHKEIFLREIISNASDAIDKLYYLTLTENTGISREDFYIRLAVDKDARSLTITDNGIGMTKDEMENNLGTIARSGSLQFKEENADKMEGKDEIDIIGQFGVGFYSAFMVASKIQVISKGYGQDQAYMWESTGVDGYSITECDKDDVGTQIILYIKEDTEDEKYGEYLQEYKIKGLIKKYSDYIRYPIKMNVEKHKMKEATEEQKADKDYTPEYETYREDDTLNSMVPIWKKSKGAITEEEYNQFYKEKFFDFEDPAKVIHTNVEGVSTYNALMYIPARTPYNYYTKEYEKGLQLYSSGVLIMEKCADLLPDYFSFVKGLVDSQDLSLNISREMLQHDRQLKAIAVRLEKKIKSELIEMLNTDREKYEKFFENFGMQLKFGAYNEYGMHKDAVKELLMFYSSSEKKLVTFSEYVSRMKEDQKYIYYACGESREKLDKQPQTEMLKDKGYEILYCTDEIDEFAFKTIGSIEEKQFKSVSSDDLGIEETAEEKEALEKQKEENKDLFEAMKEALDGKVSEVRVSQRLKSHPVCLTSNGEISIEMEKVLNSIPANNDKVSAEKVLEINANHKVFESLKAAYENDKDKVKDYAKLLYNQALLIEGMPVEDPIEFSNAICNLM comes from the coding sequence ATGGCAAAGAAACAATTTAAAGCAGAATCAAAGCGACTGCTGGACTTAATGATTAATTCTATTTATACGCATAAAGAAATCTTTCTAAGAGAGATTATTTCCAACGCAAGTGATGCTATTGATAAGTTATACTATCTTACCCTTACTGAAAATACTGGCATATCAAGAGAAGATTTTTATATCAGGCTTGCAGTAGACAAAGATGCAAGGTCATTAACCATAACCGATAATGGAATTGGTATGACTAAAGATGAGATGGAAAATAATTTAGGTACCATTGCCAGAAGTGGTTCTCTTCAGTTTAAAGAAGAGAATGCAGACAAAATGGAAGGCAAAGATGAAATTGACATTATTGGGCAGTTTGGTGTAGGCTTCTACTCTGCATTTATGGTGGCTTCAAAGATTCAGGTTATCAGCAAAGGCTATGGACAGGACCAGGCGTATATGTGGGAATCTACAGGGGTCGATGGCTACAGCATTACAGAGTGCGATAAGGATGATGTAGGTACCCAGATTATTTTATATATCAAAGAAGATACGGAAGACGAAAAGTATGGAGAATACTTACAGGAATATAAGATTAAAGGACTTATTAAGAAATATTCCGATTACATTCGATATCCAATAAAAATGAATGTTGAGAAACATAAAATGAAAGAAGCCACTGAAGAACAGAAGGCTGATAAGGATTATACACCTGAATATGAGACTTATAGGGAAGATGATACTTTAAATAGTATGGTACCAATCTGGAAAAAGAGTAAAGGCGCCATTACAGAAGAGGAGTACAACCAGTTCTACAAAGAGAAATTCTTTGATTTTGAAGATCCTGCAAAAGTTATCCACACAAATGTTGAAGGAGTGTCAACTTACAATGCATTAATGTACATTCCTGCAAGGACCCCATACAATTATTACACAAAGGAATATGAAAAGGGGCTGCAGCTTTATTCCAGCGGAGTATTAATCATGGAGAAATGTGCGGATCTTCTGCCTGATTACTTCAGCTTCGTAAAAGGCCTGGTAGATTCACAGGATTTATCCCTGAATATTTCCAGAGAAATGCTTCAGCATGACAGACAGTTAAAGGCCATTGCAGTGAGACTGGAAAAGAAGATAAAATCTGAACTGATTGAAATGCTCAATACAGACAGGGAAAAGTATGAAAAGTTCTTCGAGAATTTTGGCATGCAGCTTAAATTTGGAGCCTACAATGAATATGGCATGCACAAAGATGCCGTAAAAGAATTGCTAATGTTCTATTCTTCATCAGAAAAGAAACTGGTTACATTCTCAGAATATGTTTCAAGAATGAAGGAAGATCAGAAGTACATTTATTACGCCTGCGGTGAGAGCAGAGAAAAGCTTGATAAGCAACCGCAGACTGAAATGCTTAAAGATAAAGGATATGAAATCCTTTACTGCACAGATGAGATTGATGAATTTGCCTTTAAGACTATTGGATCCATCGAGGAAAAACAATTTAAATCGGTTTCCAGTGACGATTTAGGCATTGAAGAAACTGCTGAGGAGAAGGAAGCATTAGAAAAGCAGAAGGAAGAGAATAAAGATCTGTTTGAAGCAATGAAAGAAGCTTTAGACGGTAAAGTTTCAGAAGTCAGAGTTTCTCAGAGACTGAAGAGTCATCCTGTATGCTTAACAAGCAATGGAGAGATTTCCATTGAGATGGAAAAAGTCCTGAACTCAATTCCTGCAAACAATGATAAGGTTTCAGCGGAGAAAGTTCTTGAAATTAATGCAAATCATAAGGTATTTGAATCCCTTAAGGCTGCTTATGAAAATGATAAGGATAAAGTTAAAGACTATGCAAAACTTTTGTATAATCAGGCTCTTTTAATTGAAGGAATGCCAGTTGAAGATCCTATTGAATTTTCCAACGCAATATGCAATTTGATGTAA
- a CDS encoding ABC transporter ATP-binding protein, with amino-acid sequence MLKIENLNVFYGGIHALRGISLEVPDKKIISLIGANGAGKSTTLKSIMGLVPKSEGTISFNEKDITASQTKDIVGDGIVLCPEGRRVFPDLTIAENLTLGAYLRKDKEEIKKDRKWVYELFPRLLEREWQLAGTLSGGEQQMLAVGRSIMSKPKLLMLDEPSLGLAPLVVKDIFSIIRQINDAGVNILLIEQNAKAALEIADYAYVMETGNITLSGTGKELLASDSVKKAYLGE; translated from the coding sequence ATGTTAAAAATAGAAAACTTGAATGTATTTTATGGTGGCATCCATGCCCTCCGGGGAATAAGCCTGGAGGTCCCTGATAAAAAGATAATTTCTCTGATAGGTGCTAATGGTGCAGGAAAAAGCACAACTCTCAAATCCATTATGGGTCTTGTACCTAAATCAGAAGGTACGATTTCATTTAATGAAAAAGATATCACTGCTTCGCAGACCAAAGACATCGTGGGAGATGGAATCGTTTTATGTCCGGAAGGCCGAAGAGTTTTTCCGGATCTTACCATAGCAGAGAATTTAACGCTTGGTGCTTATCTGAGGAAAGACAAAGAAGAAATAAAGAAAGACAGGAAATGGGTTTATGAACTGTTTCCAAGGCTTCTGGAAAGAGAATGGCAGCTGGCAGGAACCCTGTCCGGCGGTGAACAGCAGATGCTTGCAGTAGGCCGTTCTATTATGAGCAAACCTAAGCTTCTTATGCTTGATGAGCCTTCTCTGGGCCTGGCCCCATTGGTTGTTAAAGATATTTTTTCCATCATCAGACAAATTAATGATGCTGGTGTAAATATCCTGCTCATCGAACAAAATGCTAAGGCTGCTCTTGAAATAGCGGACTATGCATATGTTATGGAAACAGGCAACATTACCCTCTCTGGTACAGGAAAAGAACTTCTGGCCAGTGATTCTGTTAAAAAAGCGTATCTTGGTGAATAA
- a CDS encoding stalk domain-containing protein: MKKKAIIKILSGVLCLTMLMSATAFAETGIHKDLVPTADNTVLQNVKQQDEPYLTEEGIITSTEEKEESYRVQIDNDKMGMVFYISKDAFIIDQKSGKRLTAKDLKNQMKITAILPANAPMTLSLPPQTSQAVGFIVRSDTGSMDVSLYNDTLVNKDNTLKLNLSEYTQIVDAKGNDKMYTAKDIRNKECVVLYAVSTKSIPAQTVPEMVIILDKDNKPETSEAKYVSLRSEAEAKGYKVEWTSHKKPVVLTKNDMKIELTMGSDDFKFTHLTKDLKPLDQMDKMDLPAVLKGEQTVVSNHFIEALE; this comes from the coding sequence ATGAAGAAAAAAGCTATTATTAAAATATTGTCAGGAGTTCTTTGCTTAACTATGCTCATGTCAGCTACAGCTTTTGCAGAAACAGGAATACATAAGGATTTAGTGCCAACAGCCGATAATACGGTTTTACAGAATGTAAAACAGCAGGATGAACCATATCTCACAGAAGAAGGTATTATTACAAGCACAGAAGAAAAGGAAGAATCCTATCGGGTTCAAATAGATAATGATAAGATGGGCATGGTTTTTTATATTAGTAAGGATGCCTTTATTATTGATCAGAAATCAGGGAAAAGGTTAACAGCTAAAGATTTAAAAAATCAGATGAAGATTACAGCCATACTCCCTGCAAATGCTCCAATGACCCTAAGCCTGCCACCCCAGACTTCACAAGCTGTAGGATTTATTGTAAGAAGTGATACAGGCTCCATGGATGTATCTTTATATAATGATACGTTGGTGAATAAGGACAATACCTTAAAACTGAATCTGTCAGAATATACTCAGATTGTTGATGCCAAAGGAAATGACAAAATGTATACGGCCAAGGATATCAGGAACAAGGAGTGCGTAGTTCTCTATGCAGTATCTACAAAGAGTATTCCGGCCCAGACAGTTCCTGAGATGGTTATTATTTTGGACAAGGACAATAAACCAGAAACTTCTGAAGCAAAGTATGTATCTCTTAGAAGTGAAGCAGAGGCCAAAGGTTATAAGGTAGAATGGACGTCACATAAAAAACCAGTTGTATTGACTAAAAATGATATGAAAATTGAATTGACCATGGGAAGTGATGATTTTAAATTTACCCATCTGACAAAGGACTTAAAACCTTTGGATCAAATGGATAAAATGGATTTACCAGCAGTTCTTAAAGGAGAACAGACTGTGGTTTCCAACCATTTTATAGAAGCCTTAGAATAG
- a CDS encoding phosphohexomutase domain-containing protein, producing the protein MMNRDYKKLQNGSDIRGIALTGVDGELPNLGEQEAANLAAGFLLWLSRKTEKEPKQLKIAIGSDPRLSGRDLLHGILHGILPYGVTILNCGLASTPAMFMSTVFPEFNCDGAIMITASHLPFNRNGFKFFDKKGGLDKKDIQQIIACAESDEQLKELGERVNKESTNLVQDEKVYSSMKADLMGAYCDFLKNKIKDGVKHQKCYETPLKGLKIVVDAGNGGGGFYATQVLEPLGADISASQFLDPDGTFPNHAPNPEDKDAMKSVSMQVIESGADLGLIFDTDVDRSSAVDHRGREISRNGIVAMAAALVAEDYPGTTVVTDSITSDQLTVFLENNLGLKHKRFKRGYKNVINEAVKLNAEGTDCQLAIETSGHAALKENHFLDDGAYLATKIVIKAAKLALEGKTLDSLISTLEEPAEALEIRLPITCEDFGTYGDKIIEDLQLWASMKDCARRNEEGNIVPVEEEGCCLCHCGMSTAQPNYEGVRVNFSKEHGDGWCLLRKSLHDPIMPLNIESNKAGGCGQIIEKLRPFLAAYKNLDISKLI; encoded by the coding sequence ATGATGAATCGTGATTATAAGAAATTACAAAATGGCAGTGATATAAGGGGCATAGCTCTGACAGGAGTAGATGGGGAGCTGCCTAATTTAGGAGAACAGGAAGCGGCCAATCTGGCAGCTGGGTTTTTATTGTGGTTATCCAGAAAAACGGAGAAAGAACCCAAGCAGCTAAAGATTGCAATTGGATCTGATCCAAGGCTTTCTGGCAGGGATTTGCTCCATGGAATTCTCCATGGAATTCTGCCTTATGGGGTCACTATTTTAAATTGCGGGCTGGCTTCCACTCCGGCAATGTTTATGTCAACTGTTTTTCCAGAGTTTAATTGTGATGGAGCAATTATGATAACTGCCAGCCATCTCCCTTTTAACAGAAACGGATTTAAGTTTTTTGACAAAAAAGGAGGACTGGATAAAAAGGATATCCAGCAGATAATTGCCTGCGCTGAATCGGATGAACAATTAAAAGAATTAGGAGAAAGAGTAAATAAGGAGAGCACTAATCTGGTACAAGATGAAAAAGTGTATTCTTCTATGAAGGCTGATTTAATGGGGGCTTACTGTGATTTCCTTAAAAATAAGATAAAGGATGGAGTGAAACACCAGAAGTGTTATGAAACACCATTGAAAGGGCTGAAGATTGTTGTGGATGCCGGCAATGGGGGCGGAGGATTCTATGCAACACAGGTACTGGAACCTTTGGGAGCAGATATTTCTGCCAGCCAGTTCCTTGACCCAGATGGAACTTTTCCCAATCATGCACCAAATCCTGAAGACAAGGATGCCATGAAGTCGGTTTCTATGCAGGTTATAGAAAGTGGGGCCGATTTAGGGCTGATTTTTGACACAGATGTGGACAGGTCCTCCGCAGTTGACCACAGGGGACGTGAAATCAGCAGGAACGGCATAGTGGCTATGGCAGCAGCATTAGTTGCAGAGGATTATCCTGGGACCACAGTGGTTACAGACAGCATTACCAGTGACCAGTTGACCGTTTTTCTTGAAAACAATCTGGGCCTCAAGCATAAGCGTTTTAAACGTGGCTATAAAAATGTAATAAATGAGGCAGTTAAACTAAATGCAGAAGGTACGGACTGTCAGCTGGCTATTGAAACTTCCGGCCATGCAGCATTAAAAGAAAATCATTTTCTGGATGATGGGGCCTATCTGGCTACTAAAATCGTTATTAAGGCGGCAAAACTGGCCCTTGAGGGTAAAACCTTGGACAGCTTGATTTCCACTCTGGAGGAGCCTGCTGAGGCCCTGGAGATAAGACTCCCTATTACCTGTGAGGACTTTGGAACTTATGGAGACAAAATTATTGAGGATTTACAACTGTGGGCATCCATGAAGGATTGTGCAAGACGTAATGAGGAAGGAAATATTGTCCCTGTTGAAGAGGAGGGCTGTTGCTTATGCCACTGTGGAATGAGTACTGCCCAGCCGAACTATGAAGGGGTACGAGTGAATTTTTCCAAAGAACATGGGGACGGATGGTGTCTTCTGCGAAAATCCCTTCATGACCCGATTATGCCGTTAAATATAGAATCTAACAAAGCAGGAGGCTGCGGACAGATTATAGAGAAACTGAGGCCTTTCCTGGCAGCCTATAAGAATCTGGATATTAGTAAATTGATTTAA
- the rplM gene encoding 50S ribosomal protein L13: MKSFIAKPQEVEHKWYVIDAEGKTLGRLASEVAAILRGKKKPIYTPHVDCGDYVIVINAEKVEVTGKKRKEKIYKRHTGYPGGLREITFEKLQAKKPDEIIRHAVKGMMPNGKLGRQMYKKLKVYAGAEHDHAAQKPEVWEF; this comes from the coding sequence ATGAAATCATTTATTGCAAAGCCTCAGGAAGTAGAGCACAAATGGTATGTGATCGATGCTGAGGGCAAAACTCTTGGTAGACTTGCATCCGAAGTTGCTGCAATCCTTAGAGGTAAGAAAAAGCCAATCTACACACCACACGTTGACTGCGGTGACTATGTAATCGTTATCAATGCAGAAAAAGTAGAAGTAACAGGTAAGAAGAGAAAAGAAAAAATCTATAAGAGACATACTGGATATCCAGGCGGCCTTAGAGAAATCACTTTTGAAAAGTTACAGGCCAAGAAGCCAGACGAAATAATCAGACATGCGGTAAAAGGCATGATGCCAAATGGAAAACTTGGCAGACAGATGTATAAAAAACTAAAGGTTTATGCTGGTGCTGAACATGATCATGCAGCGCAGAAACCTGAAGTTTGGGAATTTTAG